TGAGCTTTGGCCACCACATGCTGGCCTACGTGGAAATGTTCAAGCGCGACGCCGAGCGCATGGCCGATGTGCGCCGCCGCACCAACGTGCTGCCCTTGGGCAGCGCAGCATTGGCTGGCACCACTTACCCGCTGGACCGCGAGCGTGTGGCCAAAACCCTCGGGATGGACGGCGTGTGCCAGAACAGCCTGGACGCCGTGAGCGACCGCGACTTCGCCATCGAATTCACCGCCGCCGCCAGCCTGTGCATGGTGCACGTGAGCCGCTTGAGTGAAGAACTCATCATCTGGATGAGCCAGAACTTCGGCTTCATCAAGATCGCTGACCGCTTCACCACGGGCAGCTCGATCATGCCGCAGAAGAAGAACCCCGACGTGCCCGAACTCGCGCGCGGCAAGACCGGCCGCGTGGTCGGCCACCTGATGGGCCTGATCACCCTGATGAAGGGCCAACCCCTGGCCTACAACAAGGACAACCAGGAAGACAAGGAGCCGCTGTTCGACACCGTGGACACGCTCAAAGACACGCTGCGCATCTTTGCCGAGATGGTCGGCGGCCAGCTCAACCCTGCCACGGGCAAGAAGGAGGGCGGCATCACCGTCAACGCCCAGGCCATGGAGCAGGCCGCGCTCAAGGGCTACGCCACCGCCACCGACCTGGCCGACTACCTGGTCAAAAAGGGCCTGCCCTTCCGCGACGCGCACGAAACCGTGGCCCACGCCGTCAAGGCGGCGACCTCGCACGCATGTGACCTGTCAGAGCTGCCCCTGAACGTGCTGCAGGGCTTCCACCCCGCCATCGAGAAGGATGTGTACGAGTGCCTGAGCCTGCGCGGCTCGCTCAACGCCCGCAACACGCTGGGCGGCACCGCCCCCGCGCAAGTGCGTGCCCAGCTGGCCCGCCACCGCGCCCGCCTGGCTTGATCTTTGCACTGCCGCTTGACCTTCTACCCTGGAGCTTTTTCATGACAACTTCTCGCCGCAGCCTGCTGTCCCGCCTTGTACGCACCAGTGCTTTTGTGGGGGCCGCACTGGCCATGGGCCTGGCGTCTGCCCAGCAGGCCAAGCCCATCCGCCTGCTCGTGGGTTTTCCGCCCGGCGGTGGCACGGACGCCATTGCGCGCACCTTGTCCGAGAAGCTCAAGGACGAGCTGGGCCAGCCCGTGGTGGTGGAAAACCGCCCCGGCGCGGGCGGCCAGATTGCCGCGCAGACCCTCAAGGCCTCGGCGCCCGATGGCACCACGCTGTTCCTCACGCACGACCACACCATCTCCATCCTGCCCCAGGTGGTGAAGAACCCCGGCTACGAACCCGCGCGCGACTTTGTGGCGGTGGGCGGTTTTGCCACGTTTGTGAACGCGTTTGCGGTGTCAGGCGGCACGCCGGCCAAGTCGTTCACCGAGTACGTGGGCTGGGTCAAGGCCTCTGGCGGCGGCAAGGGGGCTGTGGGCATTCCGGCCCCGGCGTCCACGCCGGAGTTCCTGGTCAAGCTGATCGGACAAAAGTACCAGCTGGACCTGGTGGTCCGCACCCTACCGGGGCAGCGCCCCCATGATGGCCGACATGCTGGGCAACCAGATCAGCGCGGGCGTGGCCTCGGTGCAGGACTTCATGGAAAACCACAAGGCCGGCAAGGTGCGCGTGGTGGGCGTGCTGGGCACCAAGCGCCAGGCCTCCATGCCCGACGTGCCCACGTTCGACGAGATGGGTCTCAAAGGCTTTGAAGACCTGCCGTACTACGGCATCTACGCCCCCGCCGGCACGCCGCAAAAGTTCATCACCGACTTCTCGAACGCGCTGGCCAAGGTGGTGGCCCAGCCCGACGTGCGTGAACACCTGACTGCCATGGGCCTCACGGTGGGCTACATGTCGCCCCAGCAGCTGGCCACGCGCGAAAAGGCCTACACCGAAGCCTGGACGCGCATCATCAAGACCAGCGGGTTTGTGGCGCAGTAAGGGCCGTCAAACGGGCGGCGGGTCATACACCTGACCCCGCCCGGATTCGCAGCGCGGGCGGTGCGTCCCCTGAGGGGCCGACGTGAGGCCTTTGGCCCGATCGCCCTGGATGTTATCCGCGCGTTCAGCGTCTGCGCATTCGGTGCTGGCTGGCCTGCGCAGACCATGGCACCATCCGGCACCCACCCCGGACCTCATTCATGCCCACCAGCCGCCTTCCTTCGAACTGGATCCATCACCGGTACCTGCCCCTTGCGGTGGGCGTGTGCAGCAGCACACTGGCCGCCTTGCTGGCCTGGGTGGTCATCGACATCTCGCACACCAAGGCACGTGCCGAGATTGCTGCGCAGGCGCAAAGCCACCTGCTGCAGATCCGCGACCGTCTGGACCGGCAATTGCAGAGCACGTTGTCGGTGCCCGAAACGGTGTCCGCCTTCATTGCCGCACAAGGCAGCATGTCGCCCGACATCTTTGCCACCGTGGTGGGCCGCCTGCTGGAGCACCAGCGCAATATCCGCAACCTGGCCCTGGCGCCCGACAACGTCATCAGCGATGTGTACCCGCGCGTTGGCAATGAGCGGGCGATTGGCCTGCGGTACCTGGACAACCCGCAGCAGCGTGGCGCGGTGGAGCGCGCCATCCAGACCCGCCGCACGGTCGTTGCGGGCCCCATTCCGCTGGTGCAAGGGGGGCTGGGCATCATCAGCCGCACGCCGGTGTTTCTGGCGCATCCGCCGGGGCGCGCACCGGTGGGCGGGCCCCGTTACTGGGGTATCGTGTCGCTCACCGTCAATGCCGACACCCTGTTCGCCGATGTGGGCCTGAACTCTGATCAGATGGGCTTTCAGGTGGCGGCACGTGGCCTGGACGCCATGGGCGCGCAGGGCGCGGTGTTCATCGGCCGATCCCAGTTGTTCGACGAGGAGCCCGCCACGCTCGATGTGCCTTTGCCGGGTGGCGGCAGCTGGATTCTGGGCGCCGTGCCCACCGGTGGCTGGGGGGCTGCAGGCCGCGCACCCGTGCTGGTGGTGATGCTGGCCTATGCGTTTGCGCTGGTGCTGGGGCTGTTGAGCGCGCGGCTGGTGCGCGCCCACCAGCAGGTATTGGCCCTGGCCAGCCATGACCGCCTGACAGGCTTGCCCAACCGGCGCCTGTTTGAAGACCGCTTGTCGCAGGCGGTGCTGACGGCCTACCGCGACCACCGTGCTGGCGCCTTGCTGCTGGTGGATCTGGATGGCTTCAAGGCCGTGAACGACAGTCTGGGGCACGGCAGTGGCGACCAGGTGCTGGTGCGTGTGGGGCAGCGTCTGGCCGGACTGGCGCGTGCCAACGACACCGCCGCCCGCCTGGGTGGCGACGAATTTGCCCTGGTGCTGAACGCCGTGGCGTCCCCCGAGGCCGCCATGGAAATGGCCCAGAAGGTATTGGCAGCGCTGGTGGCACCCATCGGGCTGGACAGTGGCCAACACGTGCTGACCGGTGCGAGCATCGGGGTGGCCTTGTTCCAGGGCCCTGCGGTGGAGTCCATGCCGGCGCTCATGGACCGGGCGGACCGGGCGCTGTACACCAGCAAGCGCAGCGGCAAAGGGCTGGCCACATTGGCCGAAGCCCCCGGCGCTGCAGAGTTGCCGCAGGAGACCTCGCCGCCGTTGGCCTGAGAAGCATGTTTTGCATGAAAATCAAGCAAAAATAGCTGCAGGCGCTAGTACATAAAGCGCTTGCAGCTATATTTTTAGGAGCGTTTGCTGCCTCGGGCCTGTCATCGTGCAGCCCCGCAACCCGGTCACAGCATGGCCGTGCGCTGCTGCTCGGCGCGCGATGCGCCGATGGCGGTCTCCACGTTCTTGACCTCTTCGGGCGGGGGCAGCACGGCGGGCATGCCCAGGGCCTGAATGGCCAGTTCGCGGCACCAGCCCTTGGTGTGGTACAGGTGGTGGTCCTCGTCTTTTTCCACCGCCTTGTGGGCCACCTTGAGGGTGTGGCCCACATCGCCCGTGGCCACCTTGGCCACCTGGCCCAGCAGCTCCCAGTTGGCGTGGTCCTTGGTTTCGGCATGCACCACGCATTCGCAGGCCACCAGCTGTGCGGCCTCTGGCGTGCCCGACTTTTTGGCCAGCTGCATCGCCTGGACCAGGGAGGTGCCAATGTGCTTGACCACAGCCCGTGTGGGCGACTGCGCATCGGGGTCCAGGCCCAGCGCATCGCAGATGCCGCGCACCACGTTCTGGTGCGCCAGCGTTTCTTCCAGGTAGCCTTCCCATTCCTTCTTCAGGTCGGGGTTGATGGCGCAGGTGATGGCGGTGCGGTACACCTGTTCGCCGCCGAGTTCGGTCTCCATCATCTGCAGGACGAGGTCG
Above is a window of Acidovorax sp. KKS102 DNA encoding:
- the argH gene encoding argininosuccinate lyase, whose protein sequence is MSKAQATSADSAPSHNQLDTKAQAWSALFSEPMSDLVKRYTSSVFFDKRLWQADIAGSLAHAEMLAAQGIISPEDHASIQRGMAQIKEEIESGAFEWKLDLEDVHLNIEARLTQLVGDAGKRLHTGRSRNDQVATDVRLWLRGEIDLIGDLLKELQVSLVDVAEQNVEVILPGFTHLQVAQPVSFGHHMLAYVEMFKRDAERMADVRRRTNVLPLGSAALAGTTYPLDRERVAKTLGMDGVCQNSLDAVSDRDFAIEFTAAASLCMVHVSRLSEELIIWMSQNFGFIKIADRFTTGSSIMPQKKNPDVPELARGKTGRVVGHLMGLITLMKGQPLAYNKDNQEDKEPLFDTVDTLKDTLRIFAEMVGGQLNPATGKKEGGITVNAQAMEQAALKGYATATDLADYLVKKGLPFRDAHETVAHAVKAATSHACDLSELPLNVLQGFHPAIEKDVYECLSLRGSLNARNTLGGTAPAQVRAQLARHRARLA
- a CDS encoding diguanylate cyclase domain-containing protein, giving the protein MPTSRLPSNWIHHRYLPLAVGVCSSTLAALLAWVVIDISHTKARAEIAAQAQSHLLQIRDRLDRQLQSTLSVPETVSAFIAAQGSMSPDIFATVVGRLLEHQRNIRNLALAPDNVISDVYPRVGNERAIGLRYLDNPQQRGAVERAIQTRRTVVAGPIPLVQGGLGIISRTPVFLAHPPGRAPVGGPRYWGIVSLTVNADTLFADVGLNSDQMGFQVAARGLDAMGAQGAVFIGRSQLFDEEPATLDVPLPGGGSWILGAVPTGGWGAAGRAPVLVVMLAYAFALVLGLLSARLVRAHQQVLALASHDRLTGLPNRRLFEDRLSQAVLTAYRDHRAGALLLVDLDGFKAVNDSLGHGSGDQVLVRVGQRLAGLARANDTAARLGGDEFALVLNAVASPEAAMEMAQKVLAALVAPIGLDSGQHVLTGASIGVALFQGPAVESMPALMDRADRALYTSKRSGKGLATLAEAPGAAELPQETSPPLA